DNA from Candidatus Methylomirabilota bacterium:
GTCCCCTGCGGGTAAAACTGGGGATGGATCCGACGGCTCCAGATCTGCACTTAGGCCACAGCGTGGTCCTTCACAAGCTTCGCCAGTTCCAGGAGCTGGGCCACGAGATTATTTTCTTGATCGGTGACTTTACCGGAATGATCGGGGATCCATCGGGCCGCTCCGACACGCGCAAGCCTTTAACGGCTGAGGAGGTTGCGCGCAATGCCGAAACCTACAAGAGCCAGATCTTCAAGATCCTGGACCCGGTGAAGACGCGGATCGAGTTCAATAGCAAGTGGCTGGGAGCGATGTCAGGTGAGGCGTTGATAAGTCTCGCGTCGAGGTACACGGTCGCTCGCATGCTCGAACGGGATGACTTCCAGAAACGGTATCGCGAGGGGCTTCCCATCAGCATCCATGAATTTCTGTACCCTCTGATCCAAGGGTACGACTCGGTAGTGCTCGAGGCGGACGTGGAGTTGGGTGGAACCGATCAGAAATTTAATCTGCTGGTCGGCCGGGAGCTCCAGAGGGACTTTGGCCAGGAGCCCCAGGTCATTATGACGCTGCCGATCCTGGAAGGATTGGACGGGGTCCAGAAGATGTCCAAAAGCTTAGGGAACTCAATCGGCCTGGAAGACCCCCCCAAGGAGATGTTCGGCCAGGTGATGTCGATCCCGGATAGCCTGCTCCTTCGGTACTACGAGCTGACCACTCGCCTGTCCTCTGACGAGATTGGCGAGATCCGAGAGGGTCTCGAGCAAGGGACTCTCCACCCGCGGGATGCGAAAGCGAACCTGGGCAGGATGTTGGTAAGTCTCTACCACTCGCCAGAGGCGGCGGAGGTGGCCGCGCAGGAGTTTGATCGGGTCTTTCGGGACCGCCAGGACCCGGAGGAGATTGAGACTTTCGAGATTCCCTCTGCAAGCGGGATCTTCCTGCTTCCCCAAGTCCTCACGGCGGCTGGTCTGACCAGTTCGAACTCCGAGGCGCGGCGCCTGATCCAGCAGGGAGCGGTCGAGGTGGATGACGAAAGGGTCCTCGACGTGAACCAAGCGCTCAAGCCTGAGCCTGACCGGAAGTATAAGGTCCGGGTGGGGAAGCGGCGCTTTAAGAAAATAGGGTATAAATGATGGAAAAAAGGGCTTGACAAGGCAGGAAGGGGTTGGTATAAAGTCTATCCGGGCGGGAAATCCCACCAGGGACCCCCCTTGACAAGGGACACCAGGCTTCCCATATTATATTTTGGAGTATTTCATCCAAGCCACGAACACCCCTGGCTTGGTACATTTTTCTTTCCCTTTGCTCTTTGACAACAGAATATCGCGTTACTGACTTACGGGCGGGTGGTCCGCATATCGGACCGATCGAGTTTGCCCGTAAGGGCAAAGCCGTTCTTTCTTGAGAGTTTGATCCTGGCTCAGAGCGAACGCTGGCGGCGTGCCTAACACATGCAAGTCGAGCGAGAAAGTCCCGGCAACGGGATGAGTAAAGCGGCGAACGGGTGAGTAACGCGTGAGTAATCCACCCTCTAGTCTGGGATAACCTTCCGAAAGGTGGGCTAATACCGGATGATGTCTTCTTGGGGCATCCCATGAAGAGCAAAGGGGGCGCCCGCAAGGGGCTCTCGCTGGAGGAGAAACTTGCGTCCGATTAGCTAGTTGGTGAGGTAACGGCTCACCAAGGCGACGATCGGTAGCCGGCCTGAGAGGGTGATCGGCCACACTGGGACTGAGATACGGCCCAGACTCCTACGGGAGGCAGCAGTGGGGAATCTTGCGCAATGGGCGAAAGCCTGACGCAGCGACGCCGCGTGGGGGACGAAGGCCTTCGGGTTGTAAACCCCTGTCAGGCGGAACGAATCCCCCGAGGACGAATACTCCTCGGGGTTGACGGTACCGCCAGAGGAAGCCCCGGCTAACTACGTGCCAGCAGCCGCGGTAATACGTAGGGGGCTAGCGTTGCTCGGATTTACTGGGCGTAAAGAGCGCGTAGGCGGCCAGGTAAGTCTGATGTGAAAGCCCTCGGCTCAACC
Protein-coding regions in this window:
- the tyrS gene encoding tyrosine--tRNA ligase, encoding MIAKATPGEQQAILTSRTVEVISREELLRKLEKRGRPLRVKLGMDPTAPDLHLGHSVVLHKLRQFQELGHEIIFLIGDFTGMIGDPSGRSDTRKPLTAEEVARNAETYKSQIFKILDPVKTRIEFNSKWLGAMSGEALISLASRYTVARMLERDDFQKRYREGLPISIHEFLYPLIQGYDSVVLEADVELGGTDQKFNLLVGRELQRDFGQEPQVIMTLPILEGLDGVQKMSKSLGNSIGLEDPPKEMFGQVMSIPDSLLLRYYELTTRLSSDEIGEIREGLEQGTLHPRDAKANLGRMLVSLYHSPEAAEVAAQEFDRVFRDRQDPEEIETFEIPSASGIFLLPQVLTAAGLTSSNSEARRLIQQGAVEVDDERVLDVNQALKPEPDRKYKVRVGKRRFKKIGYK